The following nucleotide sequence is from Dyella sp. BiH032.
CGACCTGCTGCGCGAATGGCGCAGGCATCGTCGCCTCAGCCAGCTGGAGCTGGCGACGGAAGCGGAGATCTCCACCCGCCATCTCAGCTTCGTGGAATCCGGACGTGCCATGCCCAGCCGCGACATGATCCTGCACCTGGCGGAATACCTGGATATTCCGCTGCGCGAGCGCAATGCGCTGCTGGTCGCCGCTGGCTTCGCGCCGGTCTATGCGGAACGCGCGCTGGACGATCCCGCCCTCGACGCGGTACGCCATACCATCGAACTGCTGCTCAGGGGCATGGAGCCGTATCCCGCGCTGGCAGTCGACCGCTACTGGCACCTGGTCACCGCCAACCGCGCCGCCGCGCGCCTGATGGCCGGCCTGCCAGAAACTTTGACGAAGTCGCCGGTGAACGTGCTGCGCGCCAGTTTGCACCCCACCGGCCTCGCGCCGCGCATCCGCAATCTTGCCCAGTGGCGCGCCCACCTGCTGGAGCGCCTGCGGCACCAGGTCGACGCGAGCCAGGACCCGCAGCTGATGGCGTTGCTACGGGAATTGCAAAGTTATCCAGCGCCGCCGCTGGAAGACGGTTACGCCGTGGGCGCGGCGGGCCGCATCGCCGTGCCGATGGAACTGGACGTGGGCGATGCGGTGCTGTCGATGCTCAGCACCACGACGGTATTCGGTACGCCGACGGACGTGATGCTGCAGGAACTGGCCATCGAGGCCTTCGTGCCGGCCGACGAGGCGACGGCGACGTGGCTGCGCAGGGCGGCGGAGGCGTAGGGCCGTTTGGGCACGCCAACCGCCGCCCGTGACCTCAGCGCGGCAGATCCTGCGTGCCTTGGATCGTGAAGGTCGCCGCCGCATCGCTCGCGCCCGGCTGCCTGCCTCCGACGAACAGCGCGTACTTGCCCGCCATCACGCGGCGGCGCCCCCGCGCATCCACCTGGCTGAGCTGCCGCGGGTCGATCTCGAAATGCAGCGTCTTCGACTCGCCCGCGGAAAACGCCACGCGCGAAAAGCCGACCAGGCTATGGCGCGGTGCGCCGGCCGGCGCGTCCTGCGCGGTGAGGTAGAGCTGCACGACTTCGTCGCCGTCCCGGTCGCCGCTGTTGCGCACGCGCACGTCCACGCCCAGTTTGTCGCCGGCCTTGAGCGTAGTGGCGGAGAGCCTGGTCGCGTCGTAGGCGAAGCGCGTATAGCTCAGCCCGTCGCCGAAAGCGAACAACGGCGTGCCGCGGAAATAGCGATAAGTGCGGCCTTCCATCCGGTAGTCGTCGAAGGCGGGCAGGTCCTTGGCCGAGGCATAGAAGGTGACCGGCAGCCGCCCGGCCGGGTTGTAATGCCCGCTGAGCACATCGGCGATGGCGAGGCCGCCGGCTTCGCCCGGATACCACGCGGCCATGATCGCATCCGCGTGCTGCTTGGCCCATGCCAGCGCCACGGCGCTGCCGCTGGTCAACACCACCACCAGCGGCTTGCCGCTCGCGGCCGCGGCTTCCAGCAGACGCTGCTGCGGCGCCGGCAGTGCCAGCTCGGTGCGGTCGCCGCCGGAAAAGCCCGGCACGCTCACCTGCAGTTCCTCGCCCTCGACGTCGGGCGACAGGCCCACCACGGCGACGACGGCATCGGCCTTGGCGATGGCCTCCTTCGCTTCGCGCAACTGCGCTTCCGCCGGCGCGGCCCATTGCAGGCGGATGCCCTGGTCCTCGCCGGTATGGCGCAGCTCGAGGCGGATCGAATGCGGTTTCGCGTCGGCGAAATGCATCGGCACGTTGAGGTCGTAATCCTTGCCGTGATCGTCCAGCACTTGCTTGCCGTCGACGAACAGGCGAACCGGATCATGCCCCTTGCAGTCGAAACAGCGATCGATGTGCAGGTTGAGGGTGTAGTCCCCCGCACCCGGCGGCAGCAGCTCGCCGGTCCAGCGCACCGCGTAGCGCTTGGCGTCGAGGCCTTCGGCGGGCGCGACTTCGTCCCAGTCGAAATCGATGCGGCGATCGATGCGGACCAGGGCAGGCTTGCCGTCCATGTCGCCGGAGGCGAAGTACTCGCCGCGCAGTCCGGGTTCCGCACGGCCGGTACCGGTGCGCAATGCGGTGGAGGGGATCGGCACCGTCACGCCTTCGGCCAGCGTGGAACCCTGGGCATAGGTCACGCGCGCCTCGCCGAACTGTCCGGCGATGCCCGCCAGCGGCGTCACCGGATGGACGGCGGTGCCGTGGTAGTTCGCTTCCAGCACGTTCAGCGCATCGGCGTTCGGGCCGATCACGGCGATGCGCTTGCCCTCCTGGAGCGGCAAGGTGCTGCGTTCGTTCTTCAGCAGGACGATCGATTCGCGCGCCGCCTGCAACGCAAGCGTGCGATGCGCCCGGGAGCTGATGTCCCCTGCGCCGAGCTTGGCGTACGGCCCGTTGTCCGCATCGAACATGCCCATCCGGTAGCGTGCGGCGAACAGCCGCCGGGCGGCCTGGTCGATCGCCGCCTCGCCGATCTGCCCCTTGCGCACGGCGTCGCCCAGCGCCGCGTAGGCGACACCGCAATCCAGGTCCGTGCCTGCGGCGACCGACGCAGCGGACGAACCGCCGTTATCCGGCTTGTAGCGGTGGAACTGGGTCATGTCGTCCACGGCGTCGCAGTCGGACACGACGTAGCCCGTGAACTGCCAATCGCGCCGCAGCCGTTCCTGCAGCAGCAGCGGCGAAGCGCAGGCGGGCGTTCCGTCCAGCGCGTTGTAGGCGCACATCACCGAGGCGGCATGGCCTTGGGTGACGGCCATGCGGAAGGCGGGCAGGTAGGTGTCTTCCAGATCGTGCGGCGACACGCGCGCATCGAAGCCATGGCGGCCCTTTTCAGGTCCGCTGTGCACGGCGAAATGCTTCGGCGTGCCGGCCGCCTTCAGCACGCCAGGGTCATCGCCCTGGATGCCGCGCACGAAGGCGGTGGCCAGCGTGCCGGTGAGGAACGGATCCTCGCCATAGGTCTCCTGGCCGCGGCCCCAGCGCGGGTCGCGGAAGATATTGATGTTCGGCGACCAGATGGTCAGGCCGTGGTAGCGCGGATGATCGCCCTTGCCGGCGAGGTTGTACTTGGCGCGCGCCTCGGTGGACACGACGTCGCCGACCTGCCGCAGCAGCCCGTCGTTCCAGCTCGCCGCCAGGCCGATGGCCTGCGGAAAGACCGTGGCGTAGCCGGCGCGCGCCGAGCCGTGCAGCCCTTCGTTCCACCAGTCGTAGGCCGGCACGCCGAGCCGTGGAATGGCCGGGGCCGAGCTCTGCAGCTGCGCGATCTTCTCCGGCAGGGTCATGCGCGCGACGAGCTCCGCCGCGCGCCGGTCGGCCTGGGCGGCATCCATGGCCGCAGCGTGGCCGGCGAACAGCGCCGAAAGCGCGAGGATGAGCGCACGCGGCCCGCTCCGGCAGGCGAGGGGCTTGGTGCGGGGGTGTGGCATGGACTTCACGGGCATTCCTCGACCGAAGCGCATCGGTGGCAGGGTTGGATGCCGCGTCGCGCGGCGGGAGAAGGCGGGATGCCCGAATATGCCACGACCGCGCGTTTCGACGGGACAACCGACAGCAGGCGCTTGCGGATGGCCAAACGAGGCGGCAAGGTGGCCCGACTCCGCTGCGAGGAACGGCCATGCCCTGGCTCATCGTGAAGTACCTGATCACCGCCGGCGTGGTGGTGGCCGTGTCGGAGATCGCCAAGCGCAGCGACCGCCTCGGCGCCCTGGTCGCCTCCCTGCCGCTGGTGACGTTCCTGGCTCTGATCTGGCTGTACGTGGAGAAGCAGCCGATGGCGAAGATTGCCAACCATGCCTGGTATACGTTCTGGTATGTGGTGCCGACGTTGCCGATGTTTTTGTTGTTTCCGCGGTTGCTGGCGCGGTTCGGGTTTTGGGCGGCGCTGGGGTTGAGTGCGGTGGTGACGGTGGTTTGTTTTGTTGTGTTTGCGGTGGTGGTGAGGTCGTTTGGGATTAGGTTGTTGTAGGTTGGGGTGAGCTTGCGAACCCCAACGTCGGGCGCTGACGATCGCCTCGCCCTCTCATCCTCGTCATTCCGGCGGAGGCCGGAAGCCAGTGGCGATGCGGCTCGGTTGTCGCCTCGTGGCCAGCCTTGTCTCGCCCCTCCGGGGCGAGGGTTTCGCTCTCCTGCCGGAGAGCGAGTTACTTCTTCTTGCTTGCCCAAGAAGAAGTAACCAAGAAGAAGGGCCCCCTGCGCGGCGCCCTCCGCAGCCTTCGCTGCTGCGGGTGCGTTGAGGGCTGGCCGGGCTTTTCGATCGGGCATCCCTGCCCGAATCGAAAAGGCGGGGACGTCCTGTCCCCGCCCGCCTGCGGCGGCCTGATCGTCCAGCCCTCACCGCCGCGAAGGGAACCCGGCAGAGCAAGAGCCACACGGAGCATCGGCTTCGCCTCGCTCTCGTTTTCTGGTTGGCGGCGTGCCGCGGTACCGCACTTCTCCTTCTCCCCTCCGGGCGACCCGAAGGTAGTCCCCGTGGGAGAGAAGGCGGGATGAGGGGCGGGTGCTCGCGAAAGCGTTGCAACGAAGCCGCGTCGATGCGCCACGACAATGGCGAGCATTCGCGCGCCCGGTGAGCGAATGCGCGCTGAGATTGGTGCGGCGAACTCAGTGGAGGAACTGAAACGAATCGCGGCCGGCACGCCCTAGCGATAACTCGCTTCCATCAACGCCGTCGCCAGGTCGCCGATCTTCATGTGGTCGAAGCTGGTGTTGTTCATCACCACGACGCTGTGGGCATCGTCCAGGGTGCGCCAGACGAGTACGCGGTAGGCGCCGTTGGAGCCGTACTCCCAGGCGACGGGGTGGTTCTTGCCGGCGAATGGCAGCGTCTTGGTGCGGCCGCCGAGGGCGTAGTTTTGCGCGGGGCGTTCCACGGTCATCAGCGTGCGCGTAGTTTCGGGTGACAGGAGCTTGCCGGCGAACAGGCCGTCCATCAGGGCGAACAGATCGTTGGCGCTGGTGTAGAAGCCGCCGGCGAGCGTCATGAAATTCGATATCGGCTTGTCGAGCGGCTCGGGTTGCGGCATGAGCTGCTTGTAGCCGAGCGCCATGCCCGGCACGGCCGCCGAGCTTCCGCTGTACACGCCGCTGTGGCGAAGCGCGAGCGGCTGGACGAGGTAGCCTTGCACGAGCGTGGTGTAGCTCTGCCCGCTGATCTTCTCGACGATGGCCTTCACCAATAGCCAGTTGGAATGTGAGTAATCCCAGTCCGTGCCCGGCGCGAAGCGCAGGTCGCCGCTGGCGAAGCGGCGCACGGCTTCGGTGTTGTCCAACGACAACGTACGCGTGGAAGGATCGCGCTTGATCGCGGCATCGATGTCGTTGGGAACGCCGCTGCCGTGGCTCATCAGCGTGCGGAGGGTGAGCCTGCTGCCGTTGTCGCGCCGGTACTCCGGAAGGTAAGTGGCGATCGGTTCGTCCAGCGACAGCTCACCCTGCTGGACCAGCCGCATGACGACCATCGCAGCGATCCACTTGGAGATCGAGCCCGCTTCGAACGGCGTGTCGGCGGTCAGCACCCGCTGCGTGCTGGCATCGGCCGTACCGAAACTTTCGACGTAATCCACCTGCGAACCGCGGCCCACCAGTACCACGCCGTTGAATCGCTGCTCCGTCGCGAAACGGTGAGCAATGGCGGCGCAGTCGCCGCAGGCGGCCATGACGGGGCTGGCGGCAAGCGCGGCCAGGATGGCCAGGACCGGGCGCCACCGGCCGGATCGGTGCTTCCATGGGTGCGGCATGTTCGATCCATCCTTCGCGGGTCGTCTGCGCTATGCAGTCCCCGTCGGATGCCGGGTGGCGCGGCAAGGTTTAAACGCGCCCCCGCAGGCGCCCACCGATCAGCGGCTGGCGTGCACCGCAGCGTTGGACACGACCGATTGCGGCGCCGAGGCGTGGGTGGTCAGCATGTTGCCCAGGAACAGGGCGCAGACCAGCAGACCGGCGGCGAAGAAACCCTGCAGCATCAGGTTCTCGAATTTCATGACGTCTCTCCTTGCGTGAGTGATTGAGCCTTTCGAGGGAGATATCGCAAGGGGCGTGCCAACCCTTCCGACGGCCCGCAAACGGCGCGGTTGAGCCATTCCTGCGATTGACCCGCAGCAGGGAAAGCTGTCCGCGGACAGGTGGACACGATCGTTCGGACAGCAGCGCGGACACGCGATCAGCCGCGTCGGCAATAAGGAGCCGGCGTGATGGGGCCATCGCCCGACACCTCGCATCGTTCGCCAGGCCCCATCGACATGCCTTCATCCCGCGCGGGCCGGCAGCAGTCTTTTGAATCCGTGCGAAACCCTGGCGCCCGCCGCGGTGACGGGCGCTGGCCGTGCGCATGCGCACGCCGGGCGCGGTTTACCCGATCGGGGGAGTTGAAGCGCGCGCAAGCGCGCCCATGTCGCAGCGATCCTGCCCGCGGCCTTGCCGCGGGCAGGCTTCATCCCTCACGACCAGGAACCAACGATGAGCACGAGTTCCACCTTCGCCCGCACCGCCTTCGCTGCCGCCTTGCTGATCGCCGGCATGGCCGCCGCGCACGCCGCCGCCCCGATGGCCAAGACCAGTGCGCCGGGCTACTACCGCATGATGCTCGGTGACGTCGAAGTGACCGCGCTGTCCGACGGCACGCACGTCATGGACGCCAACGAGTTGCTGGATCCTGGCAAGGCGCAGACCATCCAGCAGTCGCTGAAGGCGGCCGACCTGCCGCCTGCCTATGAGTGGAGCTTCAACGGCTATCTGGTGAACACGGGCAGCAAACTGGTGCTGATCGACACCGGCGCCGGCAACTTCATGGGCAGCGATCTCGGCAAGCTGGCCGGCCGCATCAAGGCTGCCGGTTACTCACCCGAGCAGATCGACGAGATCTACCTCACCCATATGCACCTGGACCACCTCGGCGGCCTGGTCGCCGCCGACGGCAAACCCGTGTTCCCTAACGCCACCGTGCGCGCCGGCAAGGCCGACGCGGACTTCTGGCTGAGCAAGGCGCAGCGCGACAAGGCACCGGCCGACGCACAGTCGTTCTTCGACATCGCGCAGAAGGCGCTGGGGCCGTACGTGAAGTCGGGCCATTTCAAGCCGATCGCCGCCGACGGCGAAGTGGTGCCGGGCATCCGCTCCATGAGCCTCAGCGGCCATACGCCGGGCCACACCGGCTATGTCATCGAGAGCAAGGGCCAGAAGCTGCTGGTGTGGGGCGACACGCTGCACGTGCAGGCGGTGCAGTTCGCGCATCCGGATGTGGTCATCAAGTTCGACAGCGACAGCGCTTCGGCGGAGAAGGTGCGCGAGCGCGTATTGGCGGACGCGGCGAAGAACGGCTATCTGGTGGCCGGTGCCCACGTCTCGTTTCCTGGCATCGGCCACGTGGCGACGGACGGTGCCGGCTACCGCTGGCTCCCGGTGAGCTACGCGGAAATCCACTGAGTACCCGAAAGGCCCGCGCGATGCGGGCCTTTCCCTTTCAGGGGCGGATGCTGACCAGGCTCGTCATGGCATCGACATAGGAGAGCTTGTCGTCCACCAGCAGGGGCAGCAGCGGCGTGACCGAAACTTCGTTGGTCTTGGTCCAGCGCATCTTGCCCTCGCCATCGCGGAACACCAGCCCGCCCACGTCCTGGATCACGTACGGCTCGCCGTCCACGCGGCCGAGGAACATCATGACGTGGCCGGGGATATAGATCAGATCGCCGACCTGCGCGTCGGCCAGCGCACGCAAGCGGGCCCCGTGGCTGTCGCCGGGCCCGAACAGGCGATGCTTCAATGCCGGGCTCTTGGCCTGGTCGCCGCTGTTGCGCGGCAGTTGTACGCCCATGCTGCGATACACGTCGGAGACGAAGCCGCTGCAGTCGCGGCCGTTGTAGAGGTGTCCCCAACCGTAGCGCTCGCCGAGGAACTTGAAGGCCTGGCGGATCAGGTTGGCGCGGGTCAGCGGCAGATAGTCCGGGGCGCTGTCCAGCTTGCGCTGGAGCAGGGCCGGTTGCAGCCGCAGCGAGCCGTCGGCCGCATGGGTGGGCAGCGACAGCGTCCAGGCTTCGTAAGGCCCTTGCCCGTTGACGGGCTGGTCCGGCGGAAGCTCGGCCAACGGAAGGCGCAGGCCCATGTCCAGCTGCGTTTCCGACACCTCCGGCGCCTCCGGCGTGTACACCGTGCGCAGCTTGTCGCCGGTGATCACGCGATACGGCGCCTTGGCGGCGTAAGCCAGCACTTCGTCGCGCGTGCCGGTGGCGATCGCGGACGCTTCCACCCAGGCGGCGTAGCGTGGACTCACCACGAAGAACCATGCGCCGTCCGTGCTGGTGTGCACGACGGCGACCGGATCGCCGGGGAACACCGTGCTTTCCTGGAACTGCTCGAAATCCTGCAGGCCCTTGCCGGGGAAGATGCGCAGGGCCGAGGGAAAGTTGCGCATCGACACGCGGCGCACGACCAGACCGTAGCGAGGCGTCACGCGCGACGGGATGGCATCCAGGGCCTGGTTGGCGACGACGGCATCGATCGCCGTTTTCGGCACCGGCTGGTCGCGGGTATCGAACAAGGGCTTGGCCGGCAGCTTGCCGATCTTGCCGATCCACTGTTCGATCTGCGCCTTCGGCAATTCGGCGCCGAGCTTCGACAGGTCGTACATGTTCGGATCGCTGGCGAACAGACGCGCGTTCAGCGCCTCGATCGCGGCCTTGTCGAGGATCACGCGGTCCGGCGTACCGGCGCGGGCGATCCAGTATTCGGGTGCCAGCATCGCATCGTTCGTGCCGATCACGCCCGACGGCGGAATGGGCAGCACGTCGCCGGCGAAGGCCGGCGCGCAGGCAAGGGCAAGCAGCAGCGCGCCGGCAACACGGGGAGCGAATCGCATCGAAGGTGGCTCCGCTCAGCGGCTGGCGGTGGTGGCGGTGTTGGCGGCGACCGACTCGGGCGCGGAAGCGTGCGTGGTCAGCATGCCCCCCAGGACCAGGGCGCAGACCAGCAGGCCGGCGGCAAAGAAGCCTTGCAGCATCAGGGTCTCGAACTTCATGACATCTCTCCTTGCAGTAGTGATTGAGGCTTTCGAGAGAGATATCGCAAGGGGCGTGCCAACGATGGCGATGGCCTGCAAATGGCCGTCCAAAGCCATTTCTTCGAAGATGTCGCGTAGCGCGCCTCGTGTCCGCGGACAGATGGCGGAGGTGGCCGGACAGCGGGCCGGACAGCGCAGGCGGTGTCCGGACAAAGCCCACGCTGAACTTCGATCGGCACGGCCTTGCCTGCGCACGTGTCGATCACCCGGACCGGGGTCAATGTTCCTGAAGCGCCGTGGCCGGACGGTCGCCCCGCTTCCCGTTGCGCACCAGCGTGTACCAGCGCCATAGCACCAGCAGGCCGAGCGCACCCTGCGCGATGCCGGTCGCTTCGAAGACAACGTCGTGCGGCCATTCGTAGGTGGGGGGCGGGAACAGCATGTTCATGGTGCGTGTCGTGGCGCCGCCGAAGAACAGCACGTTCTTCAATACGTGGTTGTAGAGACCTTCGAACAGCCCGATGCCGACGCCGGGCAGCAGCAGGTCGAGCAGGGCGAACGCGGCCATGGCCGTCCGGGCGGCCCGGCCTTCGGTTCGCCGGGCCAAGGATGCAGCGAGCATCAGCGCGACGGCGGCAACGACGGCGACGGGCACGACATGCCAGCGCCAGGGCGTGTCGAAAGCTAGTGCACCGTATGCGTGATGCACGCTGGTAAGCGCCAGCAGCCACAGGGAAGGCCGCAGGGCGCGCGTCATCGAGTCGTTGGCCGAGAGACGCTCAGCGGTCATGCGCCAGCTCCTGCAGGAACGCGCCCACCGTGGTCTTGGCGTGGCGCCCGCGAAAGCTTTCCGCGATCGCCAGCACCTCGTCCACCGACCATTGATCGTCCGCATGCTCGCCGTATTTGCAGGCCAGCACCCGGCCGCAACGGCCGATCAGGAAATCCGCCGGCAGGCCCAGCGCGTCTTCGCCGGGCCGGCGGCCCGCGCCGAATGCGGA
It contains:
- a CDS encoding MBL fold metallo-hydrolase, which codes for MSTSSTFARTAFAAALLIAGMAAAHAAAPMAKTSAPGYYRMMLGDVEVTALSDGTHVMDANELLDPGKAQTIQQSLKAADLPPAYEWSFNGYLVNTGSKLVLIDTGAGNFMGSDLGKLAGRIKAAGYSPEQIDEIYLTHMHLDHLGGLVAADGKPVFPNATVRAGKADADFWLSKAQRDKAPADAQSFFDIAQKALGPYVKSGHFKPIAADGEVVPGIRSMSLSGHTPGHTGYVIESKGQKLLVWGDTLHVQAVQFAHPDVVIKFDSDSASAEKVRERVLADAAKNGYLVAGAHVSFPGIGHVATDGAGYRWLPVSYAEIH
- a CDS encoding serine hydrolase domain-containing protein; amino-acid sequence: MPHPWKHRSGRWRPVLAILAALAASPVMAACGDCAAIAHRFATEQRFNGVVLVGRGSQVDYVESFGTADASTQRVLTADTPFEAGSISKWIAAMVVMRLVQQGELSLDEPIATYLPEYRRDNGSRLTLRTLMSHGSGVPNDIDAAIKRDPSTRTLSLDNTEAVRRFASGDLRFAPGTDWDYSHSNWLLVKAIVEKISGQSYTTLVQGYLVQPLALRHSGVYSGSSAAVPGMALGYKQLMPQPEPLDKPISNFMTLAGGFYTSANDLFALMDGLFAGKLLSPETTRTLMTVERPAQNYALGGRTKTLPFAGKNHPVAWEYGSNGAYRVLVWRTLDDAHSVVVMNNTSFDHMKIGDLATALMEASYR
- a CDS encoding helix-turn-helix transcriptional regulator; translated protein: MQSTASATRPVGDLLREWRRHRRLSQLELATEAEISTRHLSFVESGRAMPSRDMILHLAEYLDIPLRERNALLVAAGFAPVYAERALDDPALDAVRHTIELLLRGMEPYPALAVDRYWHLVTANRAAARLMAGLPETLTKSPVNVLRASLHPTGLAPRIRNLAQWRAHLLERLRHQVDASQDPQLMALLRELQSYPAPPLEDGYAVGAAGRIAVPMELDVGDAVLSMLSTTTVFGTPTDVMLQELAIEAFVPADEATATWLRRAAEA
- a CDS encoding SH3 domain-containing protein, giving the protein MRFAPRVAGALLLALACAPAFAGDVLPIPPSGVIGTNDAMLAPEYWIARAGTPDRVILDKAAIEALNARLFASDPNMYDLSKLGAELPKAQIEQWIGKIGKLPAKPLFDTRDQPVPKTAIDAVVANQALDAIPSRVTPRYGLVVRRVSMRNFPSALRIFPGKGLQDFEQFQESTVFPGDPVAVVHTSTDGAWFFVVSPRYAAWVEASAIATGTRDEVLAYAAKAPYRVITGDKLRTVYTPEAPEVSETQLDMGLRLPLAELPPDQPVNGQGPYEAWTLSLPTHAADGSLRLQPALLQRKLDSAPDYLPLTRANLIRQAFKFLGERYGWGHLYNGRDCSGFVSDVYRSMGVQLPRNSGDQAKSPALKHRLFGPGDSHGARLRALADAQVGDLIYIPGHVMMFLGRVDGEPYVIQDVGGLVFRDGEGKMRWTKTNEVSVTPLLPLLVDDKLSYVDAMTSLVSIRP
- a CDS encoding DUF3147 family protein, with product MPWLIVKYLITAGVVVAVSEIAKRSDRLGALVASLPLVTFLALIWLYVEKQPMAKIANHAWYTFWYVVPTLPMFLLFPRLLARFGFWAALGLSAVVTVVCFVVFAVVVRSFGIRLL
- a CDS encoding glycoside hydrolase family 3 C-terminal domain-containing protein, encoding MDAAQADRRAAELVARMTLPEKIAQLQSSAPAIPRLGVPAYDWWNEGLHGSARAGYATVFPQAIGLAASWNDGLLRQVGDVVSTEARAKYNLAGKGDHPRYHGLTIWSPNINIFRDPRWGRGQETYGEDPFLTGTLATAFVRGIQGDDPGVLKAAGTPKHFAVHSGPEKGRHGFDARVSPHDLEDTYLPAFRMAVTQGHAASVMCAYNALDGTPACASPLLLQERLRRDWQFTGYVVSDCDAVDDMTQFHRYKPDNGGSSAASVAAGTDLDCGVAYAALGDAVRKGQIGEAAIDQAARRLFAARYRMGMFDADNGPYAKLGAGDISSRAHRTLALQAARESIVLLKNERSTLPLQEGKRIAVIGPNADALNVLEANYHGTAVHPVTPLAGIAGQFGEARVTYAQGSTLAEGVTVPIPSTALRTGTGRAEPGLRGEYFASGDMDGKPALVRIDRRIDFDWDEVAPAEGLDAKRYAVRWTGELLPPGAGDYTLNLHIDRCFDCKGHDPVRLFVDGKQVLDDHGKDYDLNVPMHFADAKPHSIRLELRHTGEDQGIRLQWAAPAEAQLREAKEAIAKADAVVAVVGLSPDVEGEELQVSVPGFSGGDRTELALPAPQQRLLEAAAASGKPLVVVLTSGSAVALAWAKQHADAIMAAWYPGEAGGLAIADVLSGHYNPAGRLPVTFYASAKDLPAFDDYRMEGRTYRYFRGTPLFAFGDGLSYTRFAYDATRLSATTLKAGDKLGVDVRVRNSGDRDGDEVVQLYLTAQDAPAGAPRHSLVGFSRVAFSAGESKTLHFEIDPRQLSQVDARGRRRVMAGKYALFVGGRQPGASDAAATFTIQGTQDLPR